Proteins from a single region of Chryseobacterium sp. W4I1:
- a CDS encoding PA0069 family radical SAM protein → MQNENFIKGQGAQRNVINRFDRYTYEPEDEDFETVKTSFTEVFPKTIVNQVKSEDLPMEYSMNPYQGCEHGCSYCFARPTHEYWGYSAGIDFERKIMVKKNAPELLEKFFQKRGYQPAPILLSGNTDCYQPAERQFEITRKILQVCLDYRHPVNILTKNALVLRDLDILKPMAEQNLVSVSLSIPTINEDLRRKMEPRTSSAPNKLKAIEILTENKIPVHVMVAPIIPGLNSDEPLHILKTISDAGALSFGYTLVRLNDTVEPVFVNWIEAHFPDRAQKVLNLIRSMRGGKLGDKRYFERQKGEGNIAEMIHTTFKIGRKKFFDGKEFPKLSTANFTGAKDQQLRLFD, encoded by the coding sequence ATGCAGAACGAAAATTTCATAAAAGGACAGGGAGCTCAGCGGAACGTAATCAATCGTTTCGACAGGTATACCTATGAGCCTGAAGATGAAGATTTCGAAACGGTAAAAACCTCTTTTACTGAAGTTTTTCCGAAAACAATTGTGAATCAGGTAAAAAGCGAAGACCTTCCGATGGAGTATTCTATGAATCCTTATCAGGGATGTGAACACGGATGTTCTTATTGTTTTGCAAGGCCTACCCATGAATATTGGGGTTACAGTGCCGGAATTGATTTTGAGAGGAAGATCATGGTGAAGAAAAATGCACCGGAACTGCTGGAGAAATTCTTTCAGAAAAGAGGCTATCAACCTGCACCGATTCTTCTTTCCGGAAATACAGACTGCTATCAGCCAGCGGAAAGACAGTTTGAGATCACAAGGAAAATACTACAGGTGTGTCTTGATTACAGGCATCCTGTGAATATTCTCACAAAAAATGCATTGGTTCTGAGAGATCTTGATATTTTGAAACCGATGGCAGAACAGAACCTGGTTTCTGTATCCCTGAGTATTCCTACGATTAATGAGGATCTTAGACGAAAAATGGAACCAAGAACAAGTTCGGCTCCCAATAAACTGAAGGCTATAGAAATTCTCACAGAAAACAAAATTCCTGTGCATGTTATGGTAGCACCAATTATTCCAGGCCTGAACAGCGATGAACCTTTACATATTTTAAAAACAATTTCTGATGCTGGAGCCTTGAGTTTCGGCTATACACTGGTAAGGTTGAATGATACGGTGGAGCCTGTTTTTGTAAACTGGATCGAAGCTCATTTTCCGGACAGAGCCCAAAAAGTTTTAAATCTTATCCGTTCCATGCGTGGTGGAAAACTGGGAGATAAAAGATATTTTGAAAGACAGAAAGGAGAAGGGAATATTGCTGAAATGATCCATACTACCTTTAAGATCGGCCGAAAGAAGTTTTTTGATGGTAAAGAGTTTCCTAAGCTTTCGACAGCTAATTTTACGGGTGCAAAAGATCAGCAACTAAGGCTGTTTGATTAA